Part of the Bacillus sp. BGMRC 2118 genome is shown below.
GGATTTGGTCAATTAAATGAGTCCGATCGTGTGATGTAACTTTAACAATACGGATATAACCTCCTCCACCTCTTTTGCTCTCAACTAAATAACCTCTTTCGAGAGTAAAACGAGTATTAATTACATAATTTATTTGAGAAGGAACACATTGAAATTTATCCGCAATCTCACTACGTTTAATTTCTATTGCCTTTTCCTTACTAACGTCTAATACTTGCTTTAAATAATGCTCTATAATGTCGGATATGTTACGCACTCGCCCCACCTCTCTGACTTTGACTATCTTTGACTATAACAATATTATATATAGCTCAATAAAAAATTTCAACTCCGCCAACTCATA
Proteins encoded:
- a CDS encoding CtsR family transcriptional regulator codes for the protein MRNISDIIEHYLKQVLDVSKEKAIEIKRSEIADKFQCVPSQINYVINTRFTLERGYLVESKRGGGGYIRIVKVTSHDRTHLIDQILQLISSQVSQSNSEDIIIRLVEEEIISSREAKIMLSVMDRSVLYMNLPERDELRSRLLKSMLSTLRYK